The proteins below are encoded in one region of Diorhabda carinulata isolate Delta chromosome 3, icDioCari1.1, whole genome shotgun sequence:
- the LOC130891803 gene encoding peripherin-2-like, with translation MAVGMFILSQKQRQKLSIIFIILNIFQIIMGCGMTGSSLYIIIAVAPILHQEKSEINFVFAVTGLYGTHVMFHWIVGINISQRCLNSAGRKTTSSLFLLWSCLGTGTILQLLILSHFARKMNKYISRSIKQSIITGMNQYLQDLSWKEVIDKLQYSHECCGLISFQDWHDEKWLTKYHIDTKSTVIKQLRTNDEVLTLPVVPWSCCKVDFPMQCLHDPIQQTEFTHLWVAEPTFVTDSINTKGCLNILRKPITWTINAFVTVVSFLTIIHVLIFIVSRLLYTSSRNSILLGDPEEPAPGWIFGRGDCGYTGGKTVLEIMENYRINLRKHTKNDTEETDTSNKKSSFKIRFLKKKVKSKTLDESVKTDITTTNDADTILNISDSEDKTKGKDILKINKDPKVIENSTKTSKKEENARKVRPRKNAESKSVSNKILEADAKKKPNISNERTKMKTLIKNSKPDSNSKSARSMEEKLKELQQ, from the exons ATGGCTGTGGGTATGTTTATATTATCCCAAAAGCAACGACAaaagttatcaattatttttataattttaaatatttttcaaattattatggGATGTGGTATGACTGGATCGTCTCTTTATATAATTATTGCAGTTGCTCCAATACTACACCAAGAAAAATCGGAAATTAATTTCGTATTTGCAGTAACAGGACTTTATGGTACCCATGTAATGTTTCACTGGATAGTTGGAATTAATATTAGTCAAAGGTGTCTTAATAGTGCTGGGAG GAAAACTACAAGTAGCCTTTTTCTTTTATGGTCATGTTTAGGTACAGGCACTAtacttcaattattaattttgtcgCACTTTGCCAGAAAAATGAACAAGTACATTTCAAGATCTATCAAACAATCCATAATAACTGGAATGAACCAATATCTTCAGGATCTTTCATGGAAAGAAGTTATAGATAAACTGCAATACAGTCACGAATGCTGTGGATTAATATCTTTTCAAGATTGGCACGATGAAAAATGGTTGACAAAATATCACATCGATACTAAATCAACTGTGATTAAACA attaagAACAAATGATGAAGTTTTAACACTACCTGTTGTACCCTGGAGCTGCTGTAAAGTTGATTTCCCCATGCAGTGTCTACACGATCCAATTCAGCAGACAGAGTTCACACATTTATGGGTTGCTGAACCAACTTTTGTTACTGATTCCATTAACACAAAAGGATGtttgaatatattgagaaaaccAATTACTTGGACTATTAATGCCTTTGTCActgttgtttcatttttaactaTCATTCAT GTATTAATTTTCATAGTATCCAGACTTTTGTACACATCATCAAGAAATTCTATTTTACTTGGTGATCCAGAAGAACCAGCACCTGGTTGGATATTCGGCAGAGGTGATTGTGGATATACAGGAGGTAAAACAGTTTTGGAGATAATG GAAAATTATAGgataaatttgagaaaacatACTAAAAACGATACTGAAGAGACAGacacatcaaataaaaaatcatcttttaAGATacgttttttaaagaaaaaagtaaaaagtaaaacattAGACGAATCTGTAAAAACTGATATAACTACCACAAATGATGCAGATActattttaaacatttctgactctgaagataaaacaaaaggaaaagacattttgaaaattaataaggACCCAAAAGTCATTGAAAACTCTACCAAAACTtctaagaaagaagaaaatgcTCGCAAAGTTCGCCCAAGAAAAAATGCTGAAAGCAAAAGcgttagtaataaaatattagaagCAGACGCTAAGAAGaaaccaaatatttcaaatgaaagaactaaaatgaaaactttgatTAAAAACAGTAAGCCAGACAGCAATAGTAAAAGTGCTCGTTCCATGgaggaaaaattgaaagaattacaacaatga